The Bacteroidales bacterium genome contains a region encoding:
- a CDS encoding UDP-N-acetylmuramoyl-L-alanyl-D-glutamate--2,6-diaminopimelate ligase → MIRIEEILKGVDVISVTGDLGSPVSGIEFDSRNVTPGTLFVAVRGQKSDGHEFIESTIKSGAAAIICEIVPSNHDKKICWIKVADSAKALGVAASNFYGNPSSSLKLVGVTGTNGKTTIATLLYRMFIGLGYKCGLFSTVCNYINGKELPATHTTPDPVQLNRILSEMVSEGCDYAFMEVSSHSADQKRIAGLNFDGAIFTNLTHDHLDYHKTFDNYLAAKKSFFDSLSAGAFALVNADDRNGRVMLQNCKARPYTFSVRGMADYRCGIIEQSFEGMGLRIQGEEVWTRFIGDFNASNLLAVYAASELLGASKKEILTILSDLRSVAGRLEVVKSENGISGLVDYAHTPDALLNVIDTINKIREGGVQLITVVGAGGDRDKTKRPKMAAISAEGSNKVILTSDNPRTEDPEMILNDMEAGITPDLKRKTLRIADRREAIRTAVMLAEKGDVILVAGKGHETYQEVMGVKHHFDDREELRNALLLK, encoded by the coding sequence ATGATCAGGATTGAAGAAATATTAAAAGGTGTTGATGTAATCAGTGTAACGGGAGACCTGGGCAGTCCCGTCTCAGGTATTGAATTTGACTCAAGAAATGTTACTCCAGGTACTCTTTTTGTCGCGGTGAGGGGTCAGAAATCTGATGGCCACGAATTTATTGAGTCCACAATTAAATCGGGTGCTGCTGCCATCATTTGTGAGATAGTTCCCTCTAATCATGATAAAAAGATCTGCTGGATTAAAGTGGCTGACTCTGCAAAAGCTCTCGGAGTGGCAGCTTCAAATTTCTATGGTAATCCATCGTCTTCTCTTAAACTTGTTGGTGTAACCGGAACTAACGGCAAAACAACAATCGCAACTCTGCTTTACAGAATGTTTATCGGTCTGGGATATAAATGCGGGCTCTTTTCAACAGTTTGTAATTATATAAACGGAAAGGAACTTCCTGCAACTCACACTACTCCCGATCCTGTTCAGCTAAACAGAATTTTATCAGAAATGGTTAGTGAAGGGTGCGACTATGCATTCATGGAGGTAAGCTCACACTCGGCAGATCAGAAGCGGATAGCCGGACTGAATTTCGATGGGGCGATCTTCACAAACCTTACACACGATCATCTCGATTATCATAAAACTTTCGACAACTACCTGGCAGCAAAGAAGAGTTTCTTTGATTCATTATCTGCGGGGGCATTTGCCCTGGTAAATGCTGATGACAGAAACGGAAGGGTGATGCTTCAAAACTGCAAGGCCCGGCCTTATACATTCTCTGTCAGAGGAATGGCAGATTACAGGTGCGGCATTATTGAACAGAGCTTTGAAGGTATGGGTTTGAGGATCCAGGGTGAAGAAGTCTGGACAAGGTTTATAGGTGACTTCAATGCATCCAACCTGTTGGCAGTATATGCAGCATCTGAACTTCTGGGCGCCTCTAAAAAGGAGATCCTTACAATTTTAAGCGATCTGCGCTCTGTTGCAGGAAGGCTGGAGGTTGTTAAATCAGAGAATGGGATCTCAGGACTTGTTGATTATGCACACACACCGGATGCTCTTCTGAATGTAATTGATACAATAAACAAGATCAGAGAAGGTGGTGTTCAGCTTATTACGGTGGTTGGTGCCGGCGGAGACAGGGATAAGACCAAGCGGCCAAAAATGGCAGCAATATCTGCCGAAGGCAGCAATAAAGTTATTCTCACATCTGATAATCCGAGAACAGAAGATCCTGAGATGATTCTTAACGATATGGAGGCTGGTATAACGCCGGACCTGAAAAGAAAAACACTTCGAATTGCAGACAGGCGTGAAGCTATCAGAACAGCCGTGATGCTGGCAGAAAAGGGCGATGTAATACTTGTTGCAGGTAAAGGTCATGAAACCTACCAGGAAGTAATGGGTGTGAAACATCACTTCGACGACAGGGAGGAACTAAGAAACGCATTATTACTGAAGTAA
- a CDS encoding transpeptidase family protein — protein MAIRDEIVWRSGIVYFAIAILAAALLVRILILQTVQRGKWTDMGEKYVYKTAEVPANRGDILTNDGRLLASSVPYYTIYMDTRSTGMSGATWSNGINGLSAGLARLVGERSAAGWKSAITEARRKGDRYFLIKRRVDYETLKKLKELPIFREGQYKGGMVAQAENRRVLPNSDMAARTIGYLNLGSEGNEVGIEGAFDQVLAGKNGVAVKQRLTGGDWITVDGPNSVDSRDGNDVITTLDIDLQDVATTALLNQLRKHDADHGCAVLMEVETGDVKAIANLELGSDGGYHETYNYAVGESTEPGSTFKLPALMAALEDGVIDTGDIVDTGNGKVKFYNKIIRDTKEEGYGKITVKEVFEKSSNVGTSKIINEAYKDKPKEFVNRLYAMKLNEKLDLQIRGEGAPLIRYPGDKLWSGLSLPMMSHGYEVQMTPLQILAFYNAVANDGRMMRPRFVTAVLRNGTVIKSYEPEVIINSIASRSTIRKAKSMMEGVVQHGTATNLKNSNYQIAGKTGTAQIAKDKSGYRQGSRISYQASFVGYFPAQNPLYSCIVVVNAPSNGVYYGNLVAGAVFKEISDKVYATSFFRDYTAEKVDDKKLTAPEAGNGLRKDIDEVLSNLDVRYRRTSDNDWVATRESGDTIRLADVKVQEGLVPDVRGMSLRDAIFLLENSGLRVKYSGKGRVRSQSPAHGARYYEGSTVSLEMNM, from the coding sequence ATGGCAATAAGGGACGAAATAGTATGGCGCAGTGGCATTGTATATTTTGCAATAGCCATTCTTGCTGCTGCATTACTTGTCCGGATCCTTATTCTTCAGACTGTTCAGCGCGGTAAATGGACTGATATGGGTGAAAAATATGTCTATAAAACCGCTGAAGTTCCTGCAAACAGAGGCGATATTCTGACAAATGACGGACGCCTTTTGGCAAGCTCCGTGCCATATTACACAATTTACATGGATACCAGAAGTACCGGTATGTCAGGCGCTACATGGTCGAACGGGATTAACGGTCTTTCTGCCGGACTGGCAAGACTTGTCGGCGAAAGATCAGCTGCCGGCTGGAAATCGGCAATAACTGAGGCCAGAAGAAAAGGTGACAGGTATTTTCTTATTAAAAGAAGAGTCGATTACGAGACTCTTAAAAAACTCAAGGAACTGCCCATTTTCAGGGAGGGTCAGTATAAGGGCGGAATGGTGGCACAGGCTGAGAACAGGAGAGTACTCCCAAACAGCGACATGGCAGCCCGTACAATAGGATATCTTAATCTCGGGAGCGAAGGGAATGAGGTAGGAATTGAAGGTGCATTCGATCAGGTACTGGCAGGTAAAAATGGTGTTGCGGTAAAACAGCGCCTTACAGGCGGCGACTGGATAACAGTTGATGGTCCCAACAGTGTGGATTCGCGTGACGGCAATGATGTAATTACGACTCTTGATATTGATCTGCAGGACGTTGCAACAACAGCATTGCTCAATCAATTACGGAAACACGATGCTGATCATGGCTGCGCAGTACTGATGGAGGTGGAGACTGGCGATGTTAAAGCTATTGCCAATCTCGAACTCGGAAGCGACGGTGGTTACCATGAGACCTATAATTATGCTGTTGGCGAGAGTACCGAACCCGGATCAACTTTCAAACTGCCTGCCCTGATGGCCGCACTCGAAGACGGTGTTATAGATACCGGCGATATTGTAGATACAGGTAACGGGAAAGTAAAATTTTACAATAAGATAATAAGGGATACAAAAGAGGAAGGTTACGGCAAAATCACAGTAAAAGAGGTATTTGAAAAATCCTCTAACGTGGGTACCTCCAAGATAATAAATGAAGCTTATAAGGACAAGCCGAAAGAGTTTGTAAACAGGCTTTATGCGATGAAGCTTAACGAGAAGCTTGATTTGCAGATCAGGGGTGAAGGTGCTCCGCTGATAAGATACCCGGGCGATAAGCTGTGGTCAGGGCTTTCACTTCCGATGATGTCGCATGGCTATGAGGTGCAGATGACACCTTTGCAGATCCTTGCATTTTATAATGCCGTTGCTAATGATGGCCGTATGATGCGTCCCCGGTTTGTGACTGCTGTATTGAGAAACGGAACAGTAATAAAGAGCTATGAACCTGAGGTGATTATCAACTCAATAGCTTCAAGATCAACAATAAGAAAAGCCAAAAGTATGATGGAAGGTGTAGTACAGCATGGTACAGCCACTAACCTGAAAAACTCTAATTATCAGATTGCCGGTAAAACAGGAACTGCACAGATTGCCAAGGATAAATCGGGTTACAGACAGGGCTCACGAATTTCATATCAGGCTTCATTTGTTGGTTATTTCCCTGCACAGAATCCTCTGTATTCCTGCATTGTGGTAGTGAATGCCCCTTCAAACGGTGTTTATTACGGCAACCTGGTTGCAGGTGCTGTTTTTAAGGAGATTTCAGACAAAGTATATGCAACAAGCTTCTTCAGGGATTATACGGCTGAGAAGGTTGATGATAAAAAGCTTACTGCTCCGGAAGCAGGTAACGGTTTAAGAAAAGATATCGATGAGGTACTTAGTAATCTGGATGTCAGATACAGAAGAACATCCGATAACGACTGGGTTGCAACACGCGAAAGCGGTGATACAATAAGGCTGGCTGATGTTAAAGTGCAGGAAGGACTTGTTCCTGATGTAAGAGGCATGAGTCTGAGGGATGCAATATTCCTGCTTGAAAACTCCGGACTAAGAGTAAAATACAGTGGTAAGGGAAGAGTCAGAAGTCAGTCACCGGCACATGGCGCAAGATATTATGAGGGTTCAACGGTTTCACTTGAAATGAATATGTAG
- the rsmH gene encoding 16S rRNA (cytosine(1402)-N(4))-methyltransferase RsmH, whose amino-acid sequence MVYHIPALLKESIDGLNIRPDGIYVDVTFGGGGHSMEILKRLKTGKLIAFDQDEDAAANVPGDERFLFLGQNFRFLKNNLLFNNIDAVDGLIADLGVSFHQFDEPDRGFTFRQDAPLDMRMNKSGKVTAAMLLNTLEESDLADIFYRFGELQNSRRIAKEIAFARARKPIESVNDMIEAIGKLAPFRQEHKFYARVFQALRIAVNHEIDYLQEMLEQALEMLNPGGRLVTITYHSLEDRVVKNFMKTGNFEGEEKKDFYGNIETPFRIINKKGTIPGDEEIANNNRSRSARLRIAEKI is encoded by the coding sequence ATGGTTTACCATATTCCCGCACTGCTCAAAGAGAGTATTGATGGGCTGAATATCCGGCCCGACGGGATTTATGTCGACGTTACTTTCGGAGGCGGAGGACATTCAATGGAGATTCTGAAACGTCTCAAAACAGGAAAACTGATCGCATTTGATCAGGATGAAGATGCCGCTGCAAATGTTCCGGGAGATGAACGGTTTCTCTTTCTCGGTCAGAATTTCCGGTTCCTGAAAAACAATCTTCTTTTCAATAACATAGATGCTGTCGATGGACTGATTGCAGACCTTGGTGTCTCATTCCATCAGTTCGATGAGCCCGACAGGGGTTTTACTTTCCGTCAGGACGCACCTCTCGACATGAGAATGAATAAAAGCGGAAAAGTAACTGCAGCCATGCTTCTTAATACACTTGAAGAATCAGATCTGGCTGACATATTCTACAGGTTTGGCGAGCTTCAGAATTCTCGCAGAATAGCAAAGGAGATTGCTTTCGCAAGAGCAAGGAAACCTATTGAATCGGTTAATGATATGATCGAAGCAATCGGAAAACTTGCTCCTTTCAGGCAGGAACATAAGTTCTACGCCCGTGTATTTCAGGCTCTTCGTATTGCTGTGAATCACGAGATTGATTATCTGCAGGAAATGCTGGAACAGGCTCTGGAAATGCTTAATCCGGGAGGAAGACTTGTAACAATAACCTATCATTCGCTTGAAGACAGGGTGGTTAAGAACTTCATGAAAACCGGAAATTTTGAAGGGGAGGAGAAGAAAGATTTTTATGGGAATATAGAGACTCCTTTCAGAATAATAAATAAAAAAGGGACTATTCCCGGCGATGAGGAGATTGCAAACAACAACAGGTCGAGAAGTGCACGGCTGAGGATAGCAGAAAAGATCTGA
- a CDS encoding division/cell wall cluster transcriptional repressor MraZ, which translates to MATFIGDYTCKADVKGRIILPAAFKKQMPADAQDHFVVRKDIFENCLVLYSIEDWNRQLDKIRKKINPYNREHNQFLRNFFKGTAELSLDNNNRLLIPKRLMDLIGAQRDVVLAGQDGRIEIWAADIYEKIDMPAEDFANLAEKLLGGSINDPEA; encoded by the coding sequence ATGGCCACATTCATAGGTGATTACACGTGCAAGGCGGATGTCAAGGGGAGGATAATCCTTCCGGCGGCATTCAAAAAGCAGATGCCTGCTGATGCACAGGATCATTTTGTGGTGCGGAAAGACATCTTCGAAAACTGCCTGGTGCTCTATTCAATTGAAGACTGGAACAGGCAGCTCGACAAGATCCGCAAAAAAATAAATCCTTACAATCGGGAGCATAATCAATTCCTGAGAAATTTCTTCAAGGGTACTGCTGAACTCTCGCTTGATAACAACAACCGTCTTCTGATACCGAAAAGATTAATGGATCTTATCGGTGCACAGCGCGATGTTGTTCTTGCCGGACAGGACGGAAGAATTGAAATATGGGCTGCAGACATCTATGAGAAAATTGATATGCCTGCTGAAGATTTTGCCAACCTGGCTGAAAAACTTTTGGGTGGTAGTATAAATGATCCTGAAGCGTAA
- a CDS encoding 1-acyl-sn-glycerol-3-phosphate acyltransferase, whose translation MSISPVKSKIDVEKVLRSKNPTLAKTIPPFIVNYLKKIVHQDDLNSFLEESGHLKDAQLIDAGLRFFEITYTVKGTENIPAGGRNIFVSNHPLGGLDGLVFISELSKHFPVIKFPVNDILTNIENLSGIFLPVNKHGLQDRAAAKSIEESYASNDQILYFPAGLCSRKKGGVIKDLQWHKSFISKAIQHKRDVIPAFFSGRNSNFFYNLARIRKLLGIKVNIEMLYLADEMFRQKGKEIILVFGKPIPWQTFDKTKTAPQWAEWVKSKSYELESFIPR comes from the coding sequence ATGAGCATTTCTCCGGTAAAGAGTAAAATTGATGTCGAAAAAGTACTCCGGTCAAAAAATCCGACTCTGGCAAAAACTATTCCTCCTTTTATAGTCAACTACCTTAAAAAGATTGTGCATCAGGACGATCTGAACAGTTTCCTTGAAGAATCTGGACATCTGAAAGATGCACAGTTAATTGATGCAGGTCTGAGATTTTTTGAAATCACATACACAGTTAAAGGCACTGAAAACATACCTGCAGGAGGGAGAAATATATTCGTTTCCAACCATCCTCTGGGAGGACTTGACGGATTGGTTTTTATATCGGAATTGTCAAAACATTTTCCTGTAATAAAATTCCCGGTTAATGACATACTCACCAATATTGAAAATCTGTCAGGCATTTTTCTTCCTGTAAACAAGCATGGACTGCAGGATCGTGCTGCGGCAAAAAGCATTGAAGAATCATATGCCTCAAATGATCAGATTCTCTACTTCCCGGCAGGTTTATGTTCCAGAAAAAAAGGAGGAGTAATAAAAGATCTGCAGTGGCATAAAAGCTTTATATCAAAGGCTATACAGCATAAAAGAGACGTAATCCCCGCATTCTTTTCGGGAAGGAATTCGAACTTCTTTTATAACCTTGCCAGGATCAGAAAACTTCTCGGGATAAAAGTAAATATTGAGATGCTTTATCTTGCCGATGAGATGTTCAGGCAGAAAGGAAAAGAGATAATACTTGTTTTCGGGAAACCTATCCCCTGGCAGACGTTTGATAAAACGAAAACGGCTCCCCAATGGGCTGAATGGGTCAAATCAAAGTCATATGAGCTGGAATCATTTATCCCCCGGTAA
- a CDS encoding GNAT family N-acetyltransferase: protein MEPVVAQLPKDQIISELTPDKLLRKTNNGNNEVYIFDNNSSPTLMHEVGRVRELTFRHAGGGTGKAIDIDDFDTAKVNPQRQLIVWDPENKEIIGGYRFYFPEKGCTDCDITRLASSSYFHFSDKFLSKYYPHLMELGRSFVHPDYQSRAMGRKSLFALDNLWDGLGAIIIDNHHLKYLFGKVTMYPHFNQKARDMILYFLKRHFNDPDGLVIPKDPAHIEIHQDEMKKLFRKWRYKENYKILSREVRNLGENIPPLINAYMNLSPTMRTFGTFLNHKFGDVEETGIMITLRDIYVEKINRHLSSYKKDFEITWFSHENQ from the coding sequence ATGGAACCCGTTGTTGCCCAGTTACCAAAGGACCAGATCATTTCCGAATTGACCCCTGATAAGCTTCTCCGCAAGACCAATAACGGAAACAACGAGGTTTATATCTTTGACAATAACAGTTCTCCGACACTTATGCATGAAGTTGGAAGGGTCAGAGAGCTGACCTTCAGGCATGCAGGAGGCGGTACCGGCAAGGCAATAGATATCGATGATTTTGACACAGCTAAGGTTAATCCTCAGCGACAGCTTATAGTCTGGGACCCGGAGAACAAAGAGATAATTGGCGGCTACAGGTTCTATTTCCCTGAGAAAGGGTGTACCGACTGCGATATCACAAGACTCGCATCATCGTCGTATTTTCACTTTTCTGACAAATTTCTCTCAAAATACTATCCTCATCTTATGGAACTCGGACGTTCTTTTGTCCACCCCGATTATCAGTCGCGGGCCATGGGAAGAAAAAGCCTCTTTGCCCTCGATAACCTTTGGGACGGACTTGGCGCCATTATCATTGATAATCACCATCTTAAATATCTCTTCGGGAAGGTTACAATGTACCCACATTTCAACCAGAAAGCCAGGGATATGATTCTCTATTTTCTTAAAAGACACTTTAACGACCCTGACGGACTTGTTATTCCTAAGGACCCTGCACATATCGAGATCCATCAGGATGAGATGAAAAAACTTTTCAGGAAATGGAGATATAAGGAAAACTATAAAATTCTTTCAAGAGAGGTAAGAAACCTAGGTGAGAATATCCCCCCGCTTATTAATGCCTACATGAACCTTTCACCAACCATGCGCACTTTCGGCACCTTCCTAAATCATAAGTTCGGTGACGTAGAAGAAACAGGCATTATGATAACACTCCGGGATATCTATGTTGAAAAGATCAACAGGCATCTCTCTTCATATAAAAAAGACTTTGAGATTACCTGGTTCTCTCACGAGAATCAGTAA
- a CDS encoding amidophosphoribosyltransferase has protein sequence MSDRIKHECGIAMLRLRKPMEYYIEKYGTWSYGLQKMYLMMEKQHNRGQDGAGIAGIKLNVQPGNRYIFRQRSNQANPIKEIFGLIYEDIDALLRTNRDDFSNPDYIKATVPFACDIYLGHLRYGTYGNYNIDYVHPVSRENNYKSKNLVMAGNFNLTNVGEVFSSLVELGQNPVDFSDTVTILENIGHRLDEENERIFRKFKDEGYSKKEITPMIEKNLDVASILRKASRNWDGGYAMAGMVGHGDAFVMRDPAGIRPAFYYIDDEVVVVASERPVIQTIFNVRTDDVLELPPASAIIIKTSGETTIEKIREETELRKCSFERIYFSRGTDKNIYRERKKLGELLTNPVLKSVGYDLDHTVFSYIPNTAESAFYGLIKGVEDYLNQVKVDHIASRGSYLTREELEKIIKQRPRVEKIAVKDAKLRTFITEDKGRDDLVGHVYDVTYGVIRRGVDNLVVIDDSIVRGTTLKKSIIRILDKLDPKKIVVVSSSPQLRYPDCYGIDMAKLGDFIAFKAAIKLLKDTGRESLITTVYNAAIEELKKPVDEMKNVVREIYKPFTTEEISAKISEMLKSEEIKSEVEIVFQSIEGLHEACPGHLGDWYFTGNYPTPGGNKVANQSFKNYIEGRNVRAY, from the coding sequence ATGAGCGACAGGATCAAGCATGAGTGCGGCATTGCAATGCTAAGATTGCGAAAGCCGATGGAGTATTATATTGAAAAATATGGTACCTGGAGTTATGGCCTTCAGAAGATGTACCTCATGATGGAGAAGCAGCATAACAGGGGGCAGGATGGCGCAGGTATAGCAGGAATAAAACTTAATGTTCAGCCCGGTAACAGATATATCTTCCGTCAGAGATCAAACCAGGCAAATCCGATCAAAGAGATTTTTGGACTTATTTATGAAGATATTGACGCACTTCTCAGAACAAACCGGGACGATTTCAGTAATCCCGATTATATAAAAGCAACAGTTCCTTTTGCCTGTGATATTTACCTCGGTCATCTCCGTTACGGAACATATGGTAATTATAATATCGACTATGTTCATCCAGTGAGCCGTGAGAATAATTACAAGTCGAAAAACCTTGTGATGGCCGGCAACTTCAATCTTACTAATGTCGGGGAAGTTTTCAGCAGTCTAGTAGAACTGGGGCAGAATCCGGTTGATTTCTCAGATACTGTTACAATACTTGAAAACATCGGACACCGGCTCGATGAGGAAAATGAAAGGATTTTCCGCAAATTCAAGGATGAGGGTTATTCGAAAAAAGAAATAACTCCGATGATCGAGAAAAATCTCGATGTTGCCTCAATACTCAGAAAAGCAAGCCGGAACTGGGATGGCGGATACGCCATGGCTGGAATGGTTGGACATGGAGATGCTTTTGTTATGAGAGACCCTGCAGGGATTAGACCTGCATTTTATTACATTGATGATGAGGTGGTTGTTGTGGCTTCTGAACGACCCGTAATTCAGACCATTTTTAATGTAAGAACCGATGATGTGCTTGAGCTTCCTCCAGCCAGTGCGATTATTATCAAGACCTCGGGAGAGACTACAATTGAAAAGATAAGAGAAGAAACAGAGCTTCGTAAGTGCTCCTTCGAAAGGATCTATTTTTCAAGAGGAACAGATAAAAATATCTACAGGGAAAGGAAGAAACTCGGAGAACTTCTTACAAATCCTGTTCTGAAATCAGTCGGATATGATCTCGACCATACAGTTTTTTCGTATATCCCTAATACTGCTGAAAGTGCATTCTACGGGCTGATTAAAGGTGTTGAAGATTACCTTAACCAGGTAAAAGTTGATCATATTGCCAGCAGGGGAAGTTACCTTACAAGGGAGGAACTGGAGAAGATCATCAAACAGCGGCCAAGAGTTGAAAAGATTGCAGTAAAAGATGCTAAACTCCGTACGTTCATTACTGAGGATAAAGGCCGTGACGATCTTGTCGGACATGTCTATGATGTTACTTATGGGGTGATCAGGCGCGGTGTTGATAACCTTGTTGTTATTGATGATTCAATCGTAAGGGGAACAACTCTCAAGAAAAGTATTATCAGGATCCTTGATAAGCTTGATCCAAAGAAGATTGTCGTTGTATCTTCTTCACCTCAATTGAGATACCCCGATTGTTATGGTATCGACATGGCAAAGCTGGGTGACTTTATTGCATTCAAAGCTGCAATCAAATTGCTCAAAGATACCGGTCGCGAATCTCTGATCACTACAGTATATAACGCAGCTATTGAAGAACTGAAAAAACCGGTCGACGAAATGAAAAATGTTGTCCGTGAAATTTACAAGCCTTTCACTACTGAGGAAATCTCGGCGAAGATCTCAGAAATGCTTAAATCAGAGGAGATTAAATCGGAAGTTGAAATAGTATTTCAATCGATTGAAGGACTGCATGAAGCTTGTCCGGGTCACCTGGGCGACTGGTACTTTACAGGTAATTATCCAACACCTGGCGGCAATAAAGTTGCCAACCAGTCATTCAAAAACTATATTGAGGGAAGGAATGTAAGGGCTTACTGA
- a CDS encoding SPOR domain-containing protein produces the protein MIRSLFLILVYLGLSSGIVMAQSFIKTADLFKRPEADSRTGQLNISQDPALDTLINRYILMSKKVYKEMNYYGMNGFRIQIYASSNRNAREESNKARADFINKFPDIVSYPVYQHPGYFKIRVGDFRTRTEATKLFLIISKEFPDAYIVPDIINFPDLNTK, from the coding sequence ATGATCAGAAGCCTTTTTTTAATTCTTGTATACCTCGGACTTTCTTCCGGGATTGTAATGGCACAATCATTTATTAAGACTGCAGATCTTTTTAAAAGACCTGAAGCAGATTCACGTACCGGACAACTCAACATCTCACAGGACCCTGCTCTTGATACACTTATCAACAGGTATATTCTGATGAGTAAAAAGGTGTATAAGGAAATGAACTATTACGGGATGAACGGTTTCCGTATTCAGATCTACGCCAGTTCAAACAGAAATGCCAGGGAGGAATCAAATAAAGCCCGTGCAGATTTTATAAATAAGTTTCCTGATATTGTTTCCTATCCCGTTTATCAGCATCCGGGTTACTTTAAAATCAGAGTGGGTGACTTCAGAACCAGAACAGAAGCAACAAAATTATTCCTGATTATAAGTAAGGAGTTCCCTGATGCATATATCGTTCCGGATATTATAAACTTCCCCGACCTGAATACAAAATAA
- a CDS encoding YebC/PmpR family DNA-binding transcriptional regulator, translated as MSGHSKWSTIKRKKGAIDAKRGKIFTKIIKEIIIAAKEGGSDPETNARLRLAVQNAKGANMPKDNIERAIKKATGAEAESFNETTFEGYAPCGVAVFVECLTDNNNRTVASVRSAFNKHGGNLGTNGSLSFLFDRKGIFTINKEDINLEELELEMIDAGAEDFEVDGDTLTVTCAKEDFGSVNRKLNDLGIEVEEAGLKRIPNDLKKLDIESAKKVIRLIDTLEDDDDIQHVYHNLEMTDELAEELG; from the coding sequence ATGTCAGGTCATAGTAAGTGGTCAACGATAAAACGGAAGAAGGGTGCAATTGATGCTAAGAGGGGCAAGATATTTACCAAAATTATCAAGGAGATTATAATAGCCGCCAAAGAGGGAGGAAGCGATCCTGAAACAAATGCCCGGCTCCGTCTGGCTGTACAGAACGCAAAAGGTGCCAACATGCCCAAGGATAACATTGAAAGGGCTATTAAAAAGGCAACCGGTGCGGAAGCAGAAAGCTTTAACGAAACCACTTTTGAAGGATATGCACCATGCGGTGTTGCTGTATTTGTTGAGTGCCTGACTGATAATAACAACAGGACAGTTGCTTCTGTACGCTCTGCTTTCAATAAGCATGGTGGTAACCTTGGGACAAACGGATCACTGAGTTTCCTTTTTGACAGGAAAGGTATTTTCACAATAAATAAAGAGGATATTAACCTGGAAGAGCTGGAACTGGAGATGATCGATGCCGGAGCTGAGGATTTTGAAGTTGACGGAGATACCCTGACTGTAACCTGTGCAAAGGAGGATTTTGGCAGCGTAAACAGAAAACTGAATGATCTTGGTATAGAAGTTGAAGAGGCAGGACTTAAGAGAATCCCTAATGATTTGAAGAAGCTTGATATTGAGTCCGCAAAAAAAGTAATAAGACTTATCGATACGCTTGAAGATGATGATGATATACAGCATGTCTATCATAACCTTGAGATGACTGACGAACTTGCTGAAGAGCTGGGTTAA